A region from the Saccharomonospora azurea NA-128 genome encodes:
- a CDS encoding ATP-binding protein, whose product MFGRGSSRKAQYPAPAQQAESGRRGRRLPGEAAIPSYTPSIAARSIDGHLLRTGQEVYAWYRLAPQRWSFRSDSQRRDLIAAIAGQYAELQGRWMHLRVTNRPYPIRMWAEAHVHNAHNRPPDVSGALSFDDYLVGEQQQLMGRSMAEKEVYLGVQVQTRRMVDRAVERAAPLLRKILPEAVDAELAALDSEVEHLDQVIGAPGLEGRPVHAEEMSWLMHRSCSLGLPAPRNMPAVPGSEWEPEDLASFTDAADFHCEPYAPTVTVRGRTGSNAGVSRHVAVLTVGQMHGLSIPEVDDPWVQHADRLPSAVEWSARIYVRRPEEVAGELQRQMNKVRSQVKHYTDEHDLEPPQSLARQASRVLEIDDEMTSGFTALATRVRSWWRLAVSGPTERDALRLAQQLLDLYKPKVAIEHPEAQYALAREFIPGEPLSSGAYLRRGSVVWAASAVPTATAEVGDRRGILLGETCTATRKPVAWDPWMAQEVRDGSGLTAMVAGLGGGKSFLGGGIVYKTLRAGAHWTILDPSGPLSALCELPEIRPYARPINLLNAQPGILNPYRVVAEPQLEHFLDEEDPERAWRRERALAGATRRRLVLDVLTGVLPYEVARMPQTRIVLLRAVRTVGGRYDADPGQVIDALRRDASEHHEHAVVVADFLDELRERMSLLIPEADADPYSESRDDRLTVLTMAGLTLPKEGVGREHWTDAEALGVEMLNLAAWLTQRSVYEKPKKERKGVWIDEAFFLSEVPTGRVLMNRFARDSRKWNVRVLLSSQIPADFLRIQGFVALLDSVFVGRLDDDETQSDALRLLKVPVGVGYEQVVAALGRRPGTRRDVERDTEPRQFVFADGAGGVERIRVDFSGPHLDHLRAALDTTPGSVPDGDRRPARSDRPVDEGDDAHGVPTPDPAPELDEELERAAEREVGLTEEALLADTEAVSRADQASTTNETDKAVEKEPARAGKGGTGRGAA is encoded by the coding sequence TTGTTCGGTCGCGGCAGTAGCCGGAAGGCCCAGTACCCGGCACCAGCGCAACAGGCCGAGAGCGGCCGCCGAGGCAGGCGGCTCCCCGGCGAGGCGGCCATTCCCAGCTACACGCCGTCGATCGCGGCTCGCTCGATCGACGGGCACCTCCTGCGCACGGGTCAGGAGGTGTACGCGTGGTACCGGCTGGCGCCGCAACGCTGGTCGTTCCGGTCGGACTCACAGCGGCGCGACCTCATCGCCGCGATCGCCGGTCAGTACGCCGAGCTGCAGGGCCGGTGGATGCACCTGCGGGTCACCAACCGGCCCTATCCCATCAGGATGTGGGCGGAGGCGCACGTCCACAACGCGCACAACCGCCCGCCGGACGTGTCGGGCGCGTTGTCGTTCGACGACTACCTGGTCGGCGAGCAGCAGCAGTTGATGGGCCGCTCGATGGCGGAGAAAGAGGTCTACCTGGGGGTCCAGGTCCAGACCAGGCGGATGGTCGACCGGGCGGTGGAACGCGCCGCGCCGTTGCTGCGTAAGATCCTGCCCGAGGCCGTCGACGCCGAGCTGGCCGCGCTGGACTCGGAGGTCGAGCACCTCGACCAGGTGATCGGTGCTCCCGGCCTGGAGGGGCGACCGGTGCACGCCGAGGAGATGTCCTGGCTGATGCACCGCTCGTGCTCGCTCGGGCTGCCCGCGCCGAGGAACATGCCCGCCGTGCCCGGCTCCGAGTGGGAGCCGGAGGACCTCGCGAGTTTCACCGACGCCGCGGACTTCCACTGCGAGCCCTACGCGCCCACGGTCACGGTCCGAGGCCGGACCGGCTCCAACGCGGGCGTGTCGCGCCACGTCGCCGTGCTCACGGTGGGGCAGATGCACGGCCTCTCGATTCCCGAGGTGGACGACCCGTGGGTCCAGCACGCCGACCGGTTGCCGTCGGCGGTGGAGTGGTCGGCCCGCATCTACGTCCGCAGGCCCGAGGAGGTCGCGGGCGAGCTGCAGCGGCAGATGAACAAGGTGCGGTCGCAGGTCAAGCACTACACCGACGAGCACGATCTGGAGCCACCGCAGTCGTTGGCCCGCCAGGCGTCGCGGGTGCTGGAGATCGACGACGAGATGACGTCGGGCTTCACGGCCCTGGCCACGCGGGTGCGGTCGTGGTGGCGGCTCGCGGTGTCGGGGCCCACGGAACGCGACGCGCTGCGGCTCGCGCAGCAGCTGCTCGATCTCTACAAGCCGAAGGTCGCCATCGAGCACCCGGAGGCGCAGTACGCGCTCGCGCGGGAGTTCATTCCCGGCGAGCCGTTGTCCTCGGGTGCGTACCTCCGGCGTGGTTCGGTGGTGTGGGCCGCCTCGGCCGTGCCCACCGCCACCGCCGAAGTGGGTGACCGGCGCGGCATCCTGCTCGGCGAGACCTGCACCGCCACGCGCAAGCCCGTGGCGTGGGACCCGTGGATGGCGCAGGAGGTCCGCGACGGCTCCGGGCTGACGGCGATGGTGGCCGGCCTCGGTGGCGGCAAGTCGTTCCTCGGCGGCGGCATCGTCTACAAAACACTCAGGGCGGGGGCGCACTGGACGATCCTCGACCCGTCGGGTCCGCTCTCGGCGTTGTGCGAGCTGCCGGAGATCCGGCCGTACGCGCGCCCGATCAACCTGCTGAACGCCCAGCCGGGCATTCTGAACCCGTACCGGGTGGTGGCCGAGCCGCAGCTCGAACACTTCCTCGACGAGGAGGATCCCGAGCGGGCCTGGCGACGTGAGCGGGCGTTGGCGGGGGCGACCCGGCGGAGGCTGGTGCTCGACGTCCTCACGGGTGTGCTGCCGTACGAGGTGGCGCGCATGCCGCAGACCCGCATCGTGCTGCTGCGCGCCGTGCGCACCGTCGGCGGTCGCTACGACGCCGACCCCGGCCAGGTGATCGACGCGTTGCGGCGCGACGCGAGCGAACACCACGAACACGCCGTTGTGGTGGCGGACTTCCTCGACGAGCTGCGCGAACGCATGTCGCTGCTCATCCCGGAGGCCGACGCCGACCCGTACTCGGAGAGCCGCGACGACCGGCTCACGGTGTTGACGATGGCCGGGTTGACGCTGCCGAAGGAGGGCGTGGGCCGGGAGCACTGGACCGACGCCGAGGCGCTGGGCGTGGAGATGCTCAACCTCGCCGCGTGGTTGACCCAGCGGTCGGTGTACGAGAAGCCGAAGAAGGAACGCAAGGGCGTCTGGATCGACGAGGCGTTCTTCCTGTCCGAGGTGCCCACCGGGCGCGTGCTGATGAACCGCTTCGCGCGCGACTCCCGCAAGTGGAACGTGCGGGTGCTGCTGTCCTCGCAGATCCCCGCGGACTTCCTGCGCATCCAGGGTTTCGTCGCGTTGCTCGACTCGGTGTTCGTGGGTCGGCTCGACGACGACGAGACCCAGTCGGACGCGCTGCGCCTGCTGAAGGTGCCGGTGGGTGTCGGCTACGAGCAGGTCGTCGCGGCGCTCGGCCGCAGGCCGGGCACGCGGCGCGACGTCGAGCGCGACACCGAGCCGCGGCAGTTCGTCTTCGCGGACGGCGCCGGCGGGGTCGAGCGCATCCGGGTGGACTTCTCCGGCCCGCACCTGGACCACCTGCGCGCGGCCCTGGACACCACACCCGGTTCCGTACCGGACGGCGATCGACGTCCCGCCCGTTCCGACCGGCCCGTGGACGAGGGGGACGACGCGCACGGCGTGCCGACGCCCGATCCGGCGCCGGAGCTGGACGAGGAGCTCGAACGCGCTGCGGAACGCGAGGTGGGCCTCACCGAGGAGGCCCTGCTGGCCGACACCGAGGCCGTTTCTCGGGCGGACCAGGCGAGCACGACGAACGAGACGGACAAGGCGGTCGAGAAGGAGCCCGCGCGAGCGGGCAAGGGTGGCACCGGCAGGGGCGCGGCATGA
- a CDS encoding C40 family peptidase, giving the protein MRAGLLIGCVAAAGITVLVAAGAVLVVDSQRQQAHATPVSCNAALGPTQPGQQNRGTNDAANLTEEQLGTVSLIISIGKERELSPRAWQVAIQAGMTESGLRNVHYGDRDSLGIFQMRPSMGWGSPEQVTDPAYAVNKFYDVLESIPDWEELRPGDAAQAVERSEFPDRYHRWEPMAVHLVETMGEVSDAAGCGTGLGAALPPNEEAADAIEFALDERGDPYVWGATGPDSYDCSGLMLRAYEAAGITLPRVSRDQYKAGAMLPVEEAQPGDLVFWAYDSSDPTTIHHVAMYLGDGKIVEAQQSGVPVHTRDFSFDEAGLVPQAVRPGV; this is encoded by the coding sequence GTGCGTGCCGGACTGCTGATCGGTTGTGTCGCCGCCGCGGGCATCACGGTGCTCGTGGCCGCGGGCGCGGTGCTGGTGGTGGACAGTCAACGGCAGCAGGCCCACGCCACGCCGGTGAGCTGCAACGCCGCGCTGGGCCCCACCCAGCCGGGACAGCAGAACCGGGGCACGAACGACGCCGCCAACCTCACCGAGGAGCAACTCGGCACGGTGTCGCTGATCATCTCGATCGGCAAGGAGCGAGAGCTCTCGCCACGGGCGTGGCAGGTCGCGATCCAGGCGGGCATGACCGAGTCCGGCCTGCGCAACGTCCACTACGGCGACCGCGACTCGCTGGGCATCTTCCAGATGCGGCCCTCGATGGGCTGGGGGTCGCCGGAGCAGGTCACCGACCCGGCGTACGCGGTGAACAAGTTCTACGACGTCCTGGAGTCCATTCCGGACTGGGAGGAGTTGCGGCCCGGCGACGCGGCCCAGGCCGTGGAGCGGTCGGAGTTCCCCGACCGGTACCACCGGTGGGAGCCGATGGCGGTGCATCTGGTGGAGACGATGGGCGAGGTGTCGGACGCCGCGGGCTGCGGCACCGGGCTCGGGGCCGCGTTGCCGCCGAACGAGGAGGCGGCCGACGCCATCGAGTTCGCCCTCGACGAGCGGGGCGACCCGTACGTGTGGGGCGCGACGGGTCCCGACTCCTACGACTGCTCCGGTCTGATGTTGCGCGCGTACGAGGCGGCCGGGATCACGCTGCCCCGCGTGTCGCGCGACCAGTACAAGGCGGGCGCGATGTTGCCGGTGGAGGAGGCGCAGCCGGGCGATCTGGTCTTCTGGGCCTACGACTCGTCGGATCCGACGACCATCCACCACGTCGCGATGTACCTGGGGGACGGCAAGATCGTGGAAGCTCAGCAGTCCGGTGTGCCCGTGCACACGCGGGACTTCTCGTTCGACGAGGCCGGCCTGGTGCCCCAGGCCGTGCGACCGGGTGTGTGA
- a CDS encoding RNB domain-containing ribonuclease, with amino-acid sequence MALAAHGPGVGDFASLRAEFALPESFPPQVLAEAEVVAGDLVPCPGPREDATDLPLVTVDPPGAKDLDQAMCLTRRGRRGYRIDYGIADLGAFVVPGGALDTEARRRGQTLYLPDGNVGLHPAILAEQAASLLPGVVRPAVLWTIDIDAGGEPVAVRVRRAWVRSQEQLDHDTVAVGLWRGTAHPSVAALPEVGRLRRERAAGRGAVEPQVPESRVRAEPEGGWALVRRPQHDVEEWNAEISLLTGMVAAQLMIDAGVGVLRTVPEAGDEAVDWLRRSARALGVPWPDSAGVSEVLAGLDPDDPASLALHAGTVRLLRGAGYTAFDGAVPESVGHAGIGSPYAHVTAPIRRLVDRFATEVCLAVAADEPVPDWVHRTLPELPRLMGVSDTLASRVERACLDQVGAWVLAERVGTTFDGVVLRSGGFGAVAEVYVEHPPVLARCADVTVPEGSTITVRLTEVDVVNRRVCFEQAGT; translated from the coding sequence GTGGCTCTCGCGGCACACGGCCCGGGCGTCGGCGACTTCGCCTCGCTGCGCGCCGAGTTCGCGCTGCCGGAGTCGTTCCCACCCCAGGTGCTGGCAGAGGCCGAGGTCGTCGCCGGCGACCTCGTTCCCTGTCCCGGGCCCCGCGAGGATGCGACCGACCTCCCGCTGGTGACGGTCGATCCGCCTGGGGCCAAGGATCTCGACCAGGCGATGTGCCTGACGCGCCGCGGGCGGCGCGGGTACCGGATCGACTACGGGATCGCCGACCTCGGTGCTTTCGTCGTGCCGGGTGGTGCGCTGGACACGGAGGCGCGTCGCCGCGGGCAGACGTTGTACCTGCCGGACGGCAACGTGGGCCTGCACCCGGCGATCCTCGCCGAACAGGCCGCGAGCCTGCTGCCCGGTGTGGTGCGGCCCGCGGTGCTGTGGACGATCGACATCGACGCCGGGGGCGAGCCCGTGGCCGTGCGGGTGCGTCGGGCGTGGGTGCGCTCGCAGGAGCAGCTCGATCACGACACGGTGGCCGTCGGCCTGTGGCGCGGCACAGCGCATCCCTCGGTGGCGGCCCTGCCGGAGGTGGGGCGCCTGCGGCGGGAACGCGCGGCGGGGCGAGGTGCGGTGGAGCCGCAGGTCCCCGAGTCACGTGTGCGCGCGGAGCCCGAGGGCGGGTGGGCGCTGGTGCGCCGACCGCAGCACGACGTCGAGGAGTGGAACGCCGAGATCTCCCTGCTCACGGGCATGGTGGCGGCCCAGCTGATGATCGACGCCGGGGTGGGTGTGCTGCGCACGGTGCCCGAGGCCGGTGACGAGGCGGTGGACTGGCTGCGCCGGTCCGCTCGCGCGCTGGGTGTGCCGTGGCCGGACTCGGCGGGTGTCTCGGAGGTGCTCGCGGGGCTCGATCCGGACGACCCGGCGTCGTTGGCGCTGCACGCGGGAACGGTGCGACTGCTGCGCGGTGCCGGGTACACGGCGTTCGACGGCGCCGTGCCCGAGTCGGTCGGCCACGCGGGGATCGGCAGCCCGTACGCCCATGTCACCGCGCCCATCCGGCGTCTGGTGGACCGGTTCGCCACCGAGGTGTGTCTCGCGGTCGCGGCGGACGAGCCGGTACCGGACTGGGTACACCGCACCTTGCCGGAGTTGCCGCGCCTGATGGGGGTGTCGGACACGCTGGCCTCGCGGGTGGAGCGAGCCTGCCTCGACCAGGTCGGGGCGTGGGTCCTCGCCGAACGGGTGGGCACGACGTTCGACGGCGTGGTGTTGCGGTCCGGCGGGTTCGGCGCGGTGGCGGAGGTGTACGTCGAGCATCCGCCGGTGCTGGCTCGCTGCGCCGACGTGACGGTTCCGGAGGGCAGCACGATCACCGTGCGGCTCACCGAGGTCGATGTCGTCAACCGGAGGGTGTGCTTTGAACAGGCGGGAACATGA
- a CDS encoding MarR family winged helix-turn-helix transcriptional regulator, giving the protein MSDEATNDVSGGQSATNDLDFWSFVELANHRLATEYGFRHQLATEVLLTLNRASNIVTYDLEAAVHRPHGLSWSAFRLLFVTWLAGPLEPKRAAVLTGMSRAAVSNLAKTLVAEDLLDRSPDARDGRSVRLSLTEKGHTHMVSVFRVHNEREHEWATVLTDTEQRILIMLLNKLITNRHQFDVRGRN; this is encoded by the coding sequence ATGAGCGACGAGGCGACCAACGACGTGAGCGGGGGGCAGTCCGCCACGAACGATCTCGACTTCTGGTCGTTCGTCGAACTCGCCAACCACCGGCTCGCCACCGAGTACGGCTTCCGTCACCAGTTGGCGACCGAGGTCCTGCTGACCCTCAACCGCGCGTCGAACATCGTCACCTACGACCTGGAGGCGGCGGTGCACCGGCCGCACGGGTTGTCCTGGTCGGCGTTCCGGCTGCTGTTCGTCACCTGGCTGGCCGGGCCGTTGGAGCCCAAGCGCGCCGCCGTGCTGACCGGGATGAGCAGGGCCGCCGTGTCGAACCTGGCGAAGACGCTGGTGGCGGAGGACCTGCTCGACCGCAGCCCCGACGCGCGCGACGGCCGGTCGGTCCGGCTGTCGCTCACGGAGAAGGGGCACACGCACATGGTGAGCGTCTTCCGCGTGCACAACGAACGCGAGCACGAGTGGGCCACGGTGTTGACCGACACCGAGCAGCGAATCCTGATCATGCTGCTCAACAAGCTGATCACCAACCGGCACCAGTTCGACGTCCGGGGCCGCAACTGA
- a CDS encoding methylase: MSDQPHRPRMPAERVEQIRRWHERAYRDEAGFDRTVVAERSQTKDGWTVDYLTFRMTPRPEWTTE, translated from the coding sequence ATGAGCGACCAGCCGCACCGCCCACGGATGCCGGCCGAGCGGGTCGAGCAGATCCGCCGCTGGCACGAACGCGCCTACCGCGACGAAGCGGGCTTCGACCGCACCGTCGTCGCCGAGCGGAGCCAGACCAAGGACGGCTGGACGGTCGACTACCTGACCTTCCGGATGACCCCGCGCCCCGAGTGGACGACGGAGTGA
- a CDS encoding Nif3-like dinuclear metal center hexameric protein, with translation MASTVSDVIAALDAAYPRELAESWDAVGLVCGDPAEPVERVLVCVDPVTATVDEAIEWGAQLIVAHHPLLLRGVHGVGTDTAKGRLVHRMVRSHVALFCAHTNADSAVPGVSDALAERIGLRVLRPLAPHATGDGSTGIGRIGELPEAVPFGEFVRRVGAALPATRPGVLGAGDPDRLVRTVAVSGGAGDSYLGAATAAGVDAYVTADLRHHPAGEHLEQGGPALVGLTHWASEWPWCEQAAEVVRATCDVEVRVSTTCTDPWTLRAGE, from the coding sequence ATGGCTTCGACAGTGTCCGACGTGATCGCCGCCCTCGACGCGGCCTACCCTCGCGAGCTCGCCGAGTCGTGGGACGCGGTGGGACTGGTGTGTGGCGACCCGGCCGAGCCGGTCGAGCGTGTCCTGGTGTGCGTGGACCCGGTGACGGCCACGGTGGACGAGGCGATCGAGTGGGGTGCCCAACTCATCGTGGCGCACCACCCGCTGTTGCTGCGCGGGGTCCACGGCGTGGGGACCGACACCGCCAAGGGGCGGCTCGTGCACCGCATGGTGCGCTCGCACGTGGCGCTGTTCTGCGCTCACACCAACGCGGACTCGGCGGTGCCCGGAGTGTCGGACGCGCTGGCCGAGCGCATCGGACTCCGGGTGTTGCGCCCGCTCGCGCCGCACGCCACCGGGGACGGTTCCACCGGCATCGGCCGGATCGGCGAACTGCCGGAGGCGGTGCCGTTCGGTGAGTTCGTGCGGCGCGTGGGTGCGGCTCTCCCGGCGACGCGTCCCGGCGTGTTGGGAGCCGGGGACCCCGACCGGCTCGTGCGCACGGTCGCGGTGTCCGGCGGCGCCGGGGACAGCTACCTCGGGGCGGCGACCGCGGCCGGAGTCGACGCCTACGTGACCGCGGACCTGCGGCACCATCCCGCCGGGGAACACCTGGAACAGGGCGGTCCCGCTCTCGTCGGGCTCACCCACTGGGCCAGTGAGTGGCCCTGGTGCGAGCAGGCGGCCGAGGTCGTCCGGGCAACGTGCGACGTGGAGGTGCGGGTCTCGACGACGTGCACCGATCCGTGGACGCTGCGGGCCGGGGAGTAG
- a CDS encoding zinc ribbon domain-containing protein codes for MKAEPAVQRQLLDLAKADAELTRVAHRRRTLPELAEIEDVEKRLRERRDALVSVQTTASDLERDVAKQEREIESVRARADRDRQLMASGSVSAKQLADLEHELQTLARRQSVLEDDQLELMERKEAVDADVQRTAAEVDKIEQELADARKRRDEALADLDTTQARREADRERLLPMLPENLVALYERVRAHKGIGAALLKARRCGACQLELDRSAISEIKAAAEDEVVQCENCDAILVRTLESGL; via the coding sequence GTGAAGGCAGAACCCGCCGTTCAGCGTCAGTTGCTCGACCTGGCGAAGGCCGACGCCGAGCTGACTCGCGTCGCTCATCGCCGCCGCACCCTGCCTGAGCTGGCCGAGATCGAGGACGTGGAGAAGCGGCTGCGGGAACGGCGTGACGCGCTGGTGTCGGTGCAGACGACGGCGTCCGACCTCGAACGCGACGTGGCCAAGCAGGAGCGCGAGATCGAGTCGGTGCGGGCCCGGGCCGACCGCGACCGTCAGCTGATGGCGTCGGGCTCGGTGTCCGCGAAGCAGTTGGCGGACCTCGAACACGAGCTGCAGACGCTCGCGCGCAGGCAGTCGGTGCTGGAGGACGATCAGCTCGAACTGATGGAGCGCAAGGAAGCCGTCGACGCCGACGTCCAGCGCACCGCCGCTGAGGTCGACAAGATCGAGCAGGAACTCGCCGACGCCCGGAAGCGGCGGGACGAGGCGCTGGCCGACCTGGACACGACGCAGGCGCGGCGGGAGGCCGACCGCGAGCGCCTGCTTCCCATGCTGCCGGAGAACCTGGTCGCCCTGTACGAGCGGGTGCGTGCCCACAAGGGCATCGGCGCCGCGCTGCTGAAGGCCCGCCGTTGCGGCGCCTGCCAGTTGGAGCTCGACCGCAGCGCGATCTCCGAGATCAAGGCGGCGGCCGAGGACGAGGTCGTGCAGTGCGAGAACTGCGACGCGATCCTGGTGCGCACGCTGGAGTCCGGCCTGTGA
- a CDS encoding SCO6745 family protein, translated as MDRALARELAHRCHNAVEPLHAFVYFSPEMEQTFAGAGLKAGRRAYFAGRAAPLGPVGATVVTATFYNFSPKLVERHIPEAWRVVAPAEVVNLRFSAAEAGLRRLLGEAADSPEVGELGELLREAAGHAPAEGRALFAAHADLDWPDGAVARLWHAATLLREFRGDGHIAALVAEGLSGLDALVTHIATGKSFRADVARETRGWTEAEWSAAEDALRERGLLDDTGALTDAGHALRAAVEERTDAAATAPYRKLGEDKARRIVELAKPLSRTLLKAGGIPRELFARG; from the coding sequence ATGGACCGTGCGCTTGCCCGCGAACTCGCCCATCGCTGCCACAACGCGGTGGAGCCGTTGCACGCCTTCGTCTACTTCTCGCCCGAGATGGAGCAGACCTTCGCCGGTGCGGGTCTCAAGGCGGGGCGCAGGGCGTACTTCGCCGGCCGCGCCGCGCCGCTGGGTCCGGTGGGCGCGACAGTGGTCACCGCGACGTTCTACAACTTCAGCCCGAAGCTCGTGGAGCGCCACATTCCCGAGGCATGGCGGGTGGTGGCTCCGGCCGAGGTCGTGAACCTGAGGTTCTCCGCCGCCGAGGCCGGGTTGCGCAGGCTGCTCGGCGAGGCGGCGGACTCGCCCGAGGTCGGGGAGCTCGGGGAGTTGCTGCGGGAGGCCGCCGGGCACGCTCCGGCGGAGGGGCGGGCGCTGTTCGCCGCGCACGCCGACCTCGACTGGCCGGACGGTGCCGTGGCGAGGCTGTGGCACGCCGCCACCCTCCTGCGTGAGTTCCGTGGGGACGGGCACATCGCCGCGCTCGTCGCCGAGGGGCTGTCCGGGCTCGACGCCCTCGTGACGCACATCGCCACGGGCAAGAGCTTCCGCGCCGACGTCGCCCGCGAGACGCGTGGCTGGACGGAGGCCGAGTGGTCCGCCGCCGAGGACGCGCTGCGCGAGCGCGGCCTGCTCGACGACACCGGCGCGCTCACCGACGCGGGGCACGCGCTGCGGGCGGCGGTCGAGGAGCGCACCGACGCGGCCGCGACGGCCCCCTACCGCAAGCTCGGCGAGGACAAGGCTCGCCGCATCGTCGAGCTGGCCAAGCCGCTGTCGCGGACGCTGCTCAAGGCCGGAGGCATCCCTCGCGAGCTGTTCGCCCGCGGCTAG
- a CDS encoding IclR family transcriptional regulator: MSTLQTLDRGLRALDIISQSPTGISVAELAAELGVHRAICYRIVATLEAHSLVARTDSGRLRLGVGAAVLLSRFEPQFLHGARPVLTELADRTHATAFVAAAEGSECVVLMVAEPSDAMFRVGYRVGSRHPLHRGASGIAILALRPPNERDPEPVRQARRDGYSITTGELERGAVGVSAGVPADGQSLERSVGVVALEGLDTDKAAAAVVDAARRLARLVAT, translated from the coding sequence ATGAGCACCCTGCAGACCCTCGACCGCGGCCTGCGCGCGCTGGACATCATCTCGCAGAGCCCGACAGGTATCTCCGTGGCCGAACTGGCGGCCGAACTGGGCGTGCACAGGGCCATCTGCTACCGCATCGTCGCCACACTGGAGGCGCACTCGCTGGTGGCCCGCACGGACTCCGGCCGGTTGCGGCTCGGTGTGGGCGCCGCCGTGCTCCTGTCGCGGTTCGAGCCGCAGTTCCTCCACGGTGCCCGTCCGGTGCTCACCGAGCTCGCCGACCGCACCCACGCCACGGCGTTCGTCGCGGCGGCCGAGGGCTCCGAGTGCGTCGTGCTGATGGTCGCCGAGCCGAGCGACGCCATGTTCCGGGTCGGCTATCGGGTCGGCAGTCGCCACCCACTGCACCGCGGCGCGTCCGGGATCGCCATCCTCGCGCTGCGCCCACCGAACGAGCGCGATCCGGAACCCGTACGGCAGGCCCGGCGCGACGGCTACAGCATCACGACCGGCGAGCTCGAACGCGGCGCGGTCGGAGTCTCGGCGGGCGTCCCCGCCGACGGCCAGTCGCTCGAACGCAGCGTCGGCGTCGTCGCCCTCGAAGGGCTGGACACCGACAAGGCCGCCGCCGCCGTCGTCGACGCGGCACGGCGCCTCGCCCGGCTCGTCGCGACCTGA
- a CDS encoding bifunctional RNase H/acid phosphatase, whose translation MISGVVVEADGGSRGNPGPAGYGAVVRDPRTGEVLAERQDGLGIATNNVAEYTGLIAGLEAAAELGASTVEARLDSKLVVEQMSGRWKIKNAALQPLALRAREVASGFERVTYTWVPRAKNAHADRLANEAMDAQAEGRPPARRADTPSEAGAGTRDTPEDPAREQVVESAGEGDREPTGERSPTHWTGARGAPTRLLLLRHGQTPMSVDRRYSGSGDVSLTELGARQAEAAAKRIAAMEDLGEDVRVVSSPLTRATRTAQKVADALGVRVETHRDLRETDFGEWEGLTFDEAAQRDPELHRRWLRNASVRPPGGESFDEVHRRVRRACSDVVARHGGSTVVIVSHVTPIKSLLRSALDVGPSLLYRLHLDLASLSLVDLYPDGNASVRLVNDTCHLT comes from the coding sequence GTGATCTCGGGGGTCGTCGTCGAGGCCGACGGCGGGTCGCGGGGCAATCCCGGTCCCGCCGGTTACGGCGCGGTGGTGCGGGACCCGCGTACCGGCGAGGTGCTGGCCGAACGGCAGGACGGCCTCGGCATCGCCACCAACAACGTGGCCGAGTACACGGGCCTCATCGCGGGTCTGGAGGCCGCGGCGGAGCTCGGTGCGTCCACTGTGGAGGCACGGCTCGACTCGAAGCTCGTCGTGGAGCAGATGAGCGGCCGCTGGAAGATCAAGAACGCGGCGTTGCAACCACTGGCTCTGCGGGCGCGCGAGGTGGCGAGCGGCTTCGAGCGCGTGACGTACACGTGGGTGCCGAGGGCGAAGAACGCCCACGCCGACCGCCTGGCGAACGAGGCGATGGACGCCCAGGCCGAGGGGCGGCCGCCGGCGCGCCGCGCCGACACCCCCTCCGAGGCCGGTGCCGGGACGCGGGACACGCCCGAGGACCCTGCCCGGGAGCAGGTCGTCGAGTCGGCGGGTGAGGGTGATCGGGAGCCCACCGGGGAGCGGTCGCCGACGCACTGGACCGGCGCCCGCGGGGCCCCGACCCGCCTGCTTCTCCTGCGCCACGGCCAGACTCCGATGTCCGTCGACCGCCGGTATTCCGGATCGGGCGATGTCAGCCTCACGGAGTTGGGTGCCCGGCAGGCGGAGGCGGCGGCGAAGCGCATCGCGGCGATGGAGGACCTCGGTGAGGACGTGCGGGTGGTCTCCTCGCCGCTGACCCGGGCCACCCGGACGGCGCAGAAGGTGGCCGACGCCCTCGGCGTGCGCGTGGAGACCCACCGCGATCTGCGGGAGACCGACTTCGGGGAGTGGGAGGGCCTCACGTTCGACGAGGCCGCGCAGCGCGATCCGGAACTGCACCGACGTTGGCTGCGCAACGCGTCCGTGCGGCCGCCGGGCGGTGAGAGCTTCGACGAGGTGCACCGCCGGGTGCGCAGGGCGTGCAGCGACGTGGTGGCCCGTCACGGCGGAAGCACGGTGGTGATCGTCAGTCACGTCACGCCGATCAAGTCGTTGCTGCGCTCGGCGCTCGACGTCGGCCCGTCGCTGCTGTACCGCCTGCACCTCGATCTCGCGTCGCTGTCGCTGGTCGATCTCTACCCCGACGGCAACGCGTCGGTGCGCCTGGTGAACGACACCTGCCACCTCACGTAG